The Pyrus communis chromosome 2, drPyrComm1.1, whole genome shotgun sequence genome includes a window with the following:
- the LOC137724403 gene encoding uncharacterized protein yields the protein MRGFYFSEELLSRMKMSVPKKARSSGDEIELIFLGLSCFCDGDISEENETFHFQTEMSIFPIQSLDPFEATKKSRVCVSKMWRQKVFKSDIRFSHLHCILVDALVDLKEIKYAGDLVG from the exons ATGag AGGGTTTTACTTTTCTGAAGAGTTACTTTCAAGGATGAAAATGAGTGTTCCAAAGAAAGCTAGGAGTTCCGgtgatgaaattgaacttaTCTTCTTG GGATTGAGTTGCTTTTGCGACGGAGACATTTCAGAAGAGAATGAGACTTTCCAT tttCAGACCGAAATGAGTATATTTCCAATCCAAAGTTTGGATCCATTTGAAGCTACCAAAAAATCTAGAGTTTGTGTTAGCAAAATGTGGAGACAAAAAGTTTTCAAATCTGATATTCGGTTTTCTCATTTGCACTGCATATTGGTTGATGCATTG gtGGACTTAAAAGAGATCAAGTATGCAGGGGATTTGGTAGGATAA
- the LOC137724402 gene encoding disease resistance protein RUN1-like, which yields MARASAPSVFPWKYHVFLSFRGDDTRRGFTDHLYKQLEARGIKTFRDEPELERGTDINPELLKAIDQSRSAIIVLSTNFASSSWCLRELTHIVSCMKEKKRIFPIFYGVDPSDVRHQRGRFGEAFAEHEVNYREHVNEWRKSLKRVANLAGWNSKDCRYDTELIQRIVNTLWQEVHPTLSMLDSSERFVGIDSKLKEIDLLLDTDANDVRLIGIWGMGGVGKTTLARLVYDRISHDFEGSSFLANVREVCSKDGIVHLQKQLLYDILGDNDIQVWNAYSGITRISRCLCNKKVLLILDDVDQSDQLEKLVKQKEWFGFGSRIVITTRNERLLVEHGIEKAYEVKPLNQDEALFLFSRKAFKDDELEEDFLKLSKCFISYASGLPLALKTLGSFLYKRGRAEWKSALDKLKQAPDRKIFETLKISYDGLDEFEKRIFLDIACFHKYCEKERVIEGLENCGLVGACIVIDVLIEKSLLYISYESVSMHDLIQEMAWEIVRQESYEEPGGRSRLWLHNDILHVLAKNTGSEAIEAIVLRLSEFEEAHWNPEAFTKMCKLRLLDIHNVSLSKGPKYLPNALRVLKWSCYPSKCLPPIFQPDELTILSLQHSKIDHLWDGIKRLGKLKSIDLSYSHNLTRTPDFTGIQNLEKLVLEGCTNLVKIHSSFAFLRRLRLLNLKDCKSMKSLPNKVEMEFLEVFDISGCSKLKKIPEFVGEMKIFSKLSLSGTGVQEIPSSVIRGSLKEIDLSGIALRETESSLVSVKNLVASNFLGCNAPPARSWRSFFTSSEFPTKISHPASVVLASLKDLSFLKELNLKDCNLCEGAIPDDIGFLSSLERLNLSGNHFVSLPASIGGLSKLRDLNLENCNLCEGAIPDDIGFLSSLEVLNLSGNHFVSLPASISGLSELMRFTLDNCKRLQQLPAIPLNRLTSFWLSFVNCSSLAGNQGCNAIMYSMLKRFIQVFLFLLSSLVSLVVYIYLRCSFVQKFHMPETPLFVEYLHMVIPGSEIPEWFNNQSMGDLVIEELPSHSCNSKLVGFALCALIVPAPNHGLKHLSGHLSRHLIICFPKEESDLLSRHPSRHILKYLSGLVTNEVASDHLWLVFLPVTNRWEENCRDRIWFYFKTRNAVGGKTCLKVKKCGVLPVYEQDTEEELNRTMKQYSNRSISLCEDITNCDFEE from the exons AGATATCAATCCAGAGCTCCTGAAGGCAATTGACCAATCAAGGTCTGCAATCATAGTTCTTTCCACAAACTTTGCTTCTTCAAGTTGGTGTTTGCGAGAACTTACTCATATTGTTAGTTGcatgaaagagaaaaagagaattttTCCCATTTTTTATGGCGTGGATCCTTCTGATGTACGCCATCAACGAGGGAGGTTTGGCGAAGCCTTTGCGGAACATGAAGTGAATTATCGAGAACACGTAAATGAGTGGAGAAAGTCGTTAAAAAGGGTGGCTAATCTCGCTGGGTGGAATTCAAAGGATTGTAG GTATGATACAGAGCTTATCCAACGAATCGTCAATACACTATGGCAGGAAGTGCATCCTACGCTTTCAATGTTAGATTCCTCAGAGAGGTTTGTCGGAATCGATTCTAAACTGAAGGAAATAGATTTGCTTTTAGATACAGATGCAAATGATGTTCGCTTGATAGGGATATGGGGGATGGGTGGAGTGGGTAAGACAACCCTAGCTAGATTAGTTTACGATAGAATTTCTCATGATTTTGAAGGTAGCAGCTTTCTTGCTAATGTTAGAGAGGTGTGCTCTAAGGATGGTATAGTTCATCTACAAAAGCAGCTTCTTTATGATATCTTAGGGGACAATGACATACAAGTTTGGAATGCTTATAGTGGAATCACTAGGATAAGCAGGTGTTTATGTAATAAAAAGGTTCTTCTCATACTCGACGATGTGGATCAATCAGACCAACTGGAAAAGTTGGTCAAACAAAAAGAGTGGTTTGGTTTCGGGAGTAGAATTGTCATTACAACTAGAAATGAACGTTTGTTAGTCGAACATGGTATAGAGAAGGCATATGAGGTTAAGCCATTAAACCAAGACGAAGCTCTTTTTCTCTTTAGTCGGAAAGCCTTTAAAGATGATGAGTTGGAAGaagattttttaaaattgtCTAAATGTTTCATCAGTTATGCAAGTGGTCTTCCATTAGCTCTTAAAACTTTAGGGTCTTTTTTGTACAAAAGAGGTCGAGCTGAATGGAAGAGTGCACTAGATAAACTGAAGCAAGCTCCTGATAGGAAAATTTttgaaacattgaaaataaGTTATGATGGACTAGATGAGTTTGAGAAGAGAATCTTCCTTGACATTGCATGTTTCCATAAGTATTGTGAAAAGGAGCGAGTCATTGAAGGACTAGAAAACTGTGGCTTAGTTGGCGCTTGCATTGTGATTGATGTTCTTATTGAGAAATCTCTCTTGTATATTTCATACGAGTCTGTGTCTATGCATGATTTGATTCAAGAAATGGCATGGGAGATTGTTCGACAAGAGTCTTATGAGGAGCCAGGTGGTCGTAGTCGGTTGTGGCTTCATAATGATATCCTGCACGTGCTCGCAAAGAATACG GGATCAGAGGCAATTGAAGCCATAGTCTTACGCTTGAGTGAATTTGAAGAGGCACACTGGAATCCTGAAGCATTCACTAAGATGTGTAAGCTGAGGTTGCTCGACATTCATAATGTGAGCCTTTCTAAGGGCCCCAAGTATCTTCCGAATGCTTTAAGAGTTCTCAAATGGAGCTGTTATCCCTCCAAATGTCTACCACCAATTTTTCAACCGGATGAACTTACAATACTTAGTCTGCAGCATAGCAAAATTGATCACCTTTGGGATGGAATAAAG CGCTTGGGCAAGTTGAAGTCTATCGATCTTAGTTACTCCCACAACTTGACAAGGACCCCAGATTTCACAGGTATTCAAAATCTCGAGAAGCTGGTTCTTGAAGGTTGTACAAATTTAGTTAAGATTCATTCATCCTTTGCGTTTCTCAGAAGGCTTAGACTTTTAAATCTTAAAGACTGTAAAAGTATGAAGAGTCTCCCAAACAAGGTAGAAATGGAATTTCTTGAAGTATTTGATATTTCTGGCTGCTCAAAACTGAAAAAGATTCCAGAATTTGTtggagaaatgaaaattttctctaagCTTTCTTTAAGCGGAACTGGCGTTCAGGAAATACCTTCCTCAGTTATACGTGGGAGTTTGAAGGAGATTGATTTAAGCGGAATTGCTTTGAGAGAGACGGAATCCTCCCTGGTTTCAGTGAAAAATTTGGTAGCATCAAATTTTCTTGGATGCAATGCACCACCAGCTAGATCATGGCGTTCCTTCTTCACTTCTAGCGAATTTCCAACAAAGATTTCTCACCCTGCGAGTGTGGTCTTAGCTTCGTTGAAAGATTTATCCTTTCTGAAGGAATTAAATCTGAAGGACTGCAATCTTTGTGAAGGAGCAATTCCCGATGATATTGGTTTCTTGTCCTCTTTAGAAAGACTAAATCTTAGCGGAAACCATTTTGTTAGCCTTCCTGCAAGCATCGGTGGGCTTTCTAAGCTGAGGGATTTAAATCTGGAGAACTGCAATCTTTGTGAAGGAGCAATTCCCGATGATATTGGTTTCTTGTCCTCTTTAGAAGTACTAAATCTTAGCGGAAACCATTTTGTTAGCCTTCCTGCAAGCATCAGTGGGCTTTCTGAGCTGATGAGGTTTACATTGGATAATTGCAAAAGGCTTCAACAACTGCCAGCCATTCCATTAAACAGATTAACCTctttttggttgagttttgtcAATTGCTCCAGTTTGGCTGGAAATCAAGGTTGCAATGCTATAATGTATTCAATGCTAAAGAGATTCATTCAGGTATTTCTCTTTCTCCTATCCTCCCTCGTCTCCTTAGTTGTGTACATTTATTTACGTTGTTCCTTTGTGCAGAAGTTTCACATGCCGGAAACCCCTCTTTTTGTGGAATATTTGCATATGGTAATTCCTGGAAGTGAAATTCCTGAGTGGTTCAATAACCAAAGCATGGGAGATTTGGTAATTGAGGAGCTACCTTCGCACTCATGCAATAGCAAGCTGGTGGGGTTTGCTTTATGCGCTCTAATTGTACCTGCTCCCAATCATGGACTAAAACACCTTTCAGGACACCTTTCAAGACATCTTATTATATGTTTTCCAAAGGAAGAATCAGATCTCCTTTCAAGACACCCTTCACGACACATTTTAAAATACCTTTCAGGACTTGTGACTAACGAGGTAGCGTCAGATCACCTTTGGTTGGTCTTTCTACCTGTGACCAATCGTTGGGAGGAGAACTGTCGGGATCGGATTTGGTTTTATTTCAAAACAAGAAATGCTGTCGGAGGCAAGACATGCTTGAAGGTGAAGAAGTGCGGAGTCCTTCCAGTGTATGAACAAGATACAGAAGAAGAGCTCAACCGAACGATGAAACAATATTCCAACAGAAGCATTTCTTTGTGTGAGGATATTACCAATTGTGATTTTGAGGAATAA